In Chitinophaga sp. HK235, a single window of DNA contains:
- a CDS encoding Crp/Fnr family transcriptional regulator yields the protein MQEILRQHIEKIVPLTDGEFAFVHTHFTIKNFRKREFIIQKGERVRYAYFIISGLVKLVYDDESGNQHIVSFAMEDWWESDFLAYFTQTKATLSLQCIEDTTAYCLSLDDYRQLCAGLHKMEHFFLWKANAGHIASQQRILSFLTSNAKERYEQLLKRYPSLFQRVSKTLLASYLGVSRETLSRLRRSS from the coding sequence ATGCAGGAAATACTAAGGCAACATATAGAAAAGATTGTACCACTGACGGATGGTGAATTTGCATTTGTACACACTCACTTCACCATAAAAAATTTCAGAAAACGCGAATTCATTATTCAGAAAGGAGAAAGAGTCAGGTATGCTTATTTCATTATATCCGGGCTGGTAAAACTGGTATACGACGATGAATCGGGTAACCAGCATATCGTTTCCTTTGCAATGGAAGACTGGTGGGAAAGTGATTTTCTGGCTTACTTCACGCAAACCAAAGCCACCTTGTCTTTACAATGTATCGAAGACACCACGGCGTACTGCCTTTCATTGGATGACTATCGGCAATTATGTGCGGGCCTTCATAAGATGGAACATTTTTTCCTGTGGAAAGCCAATGCCGGCCACATTGCATCGCAACAGCGCATCTTGTCATTCCTGACCTCCAACGCCAAGGAGCGTTATGAACAATTACTTAAACGATACCCTTCGCTTTTTCAAAGAGTGTCTAAAACCCTGCTGGCTTCCTATCTGGGCGTTTCGCGGGAAACCCTCAGCAGACTTAGGCGTTCTTCTTAA
- a CDS encoding LytTR family DNA-binding domain-containing protein, whose product MTAPLKCIIIDDEEGGHLVLEYYLKSFSSLALSASFYNAIEAMEYLHKTPVDLIFLDINMPGITGMDMLEAMSDPPLVVLTTAYSEYALQSYKYQVVDYLVKPIDLPRFTAAVHKVFKRYRPVNAIQPEAPVTAAPPSSLMLKVDGEIIRIQLEHITHVQSWGNYVKVHTVDKVYLSPMTTTEIEQKLDKQRFKRIHKSYIIALEHIQKITYGELHLDNGTILPIGNTYRRDLMEHFR is encoded by the coding sequence ATGACAGCACCGTTGAAGTGTATTATCATAGATGATGAAGAAGGCGGCCACCTGGTATTGGAGTATTACCTGAAATCCTTCAGCAGCCTTGCCCTCAGCGCATCCTTCTATAATGCAATTGAGGCCATGGAATATCTCCATAAAACACCGGTAGATCTGATATTTCTGGATATCAATATGCCCGGTATAACGGGCATGGATATGCTGGAAGCTATGTCAGACCCGCCACTGGTAGTACTTACCACCGCTTATAGTGAATACGCCCTACAAAGTTATAAATATCAGGTTGTAGACTATCTGGTCAAACCCATTGACCTGCCGCGGTTCACAGCTGCCGTCCACAAAGTATTCAAACGATACAGGCCGGTAAATGCTATCCAGCCAGAGGCTCCTGTCACCGCTGCCCCACCTTCTTCTCTGATGTTAAAAGTAGACGGGGAAATTATCAGGATACAACTGGAGCATATCACACATGTGCAGAGCTGGGGCAACTATGTAAAGGTGCATACCGTAGACAAGGTTTATTTAAGTCCGATGACCACTACGGAAATTGAGCAGAAACTGGACAAACAACGATTTAAAAGGATACATAAGTCCTATATCATTGCACTGGAGCATATTCAGAAAATAACTTACGGAGAACTACACCTCGACAATGGCACCATTTTACCAATTGGTAATACCTACCGCAGGGATCTGATGGAGCATTTCCGGTAA
- a CDS encoding RidA family protein — MEKRIINPWQWQDQRSYVQAVEIKQAAATLYCSGQAAVDATGRSSTADMRSQLIEALQNLEQVITESGYECQGIVRLNIYSTSTAELFTCFDVFQDWIAKHGIKQASSVLEVKGLFETLNVELEATVVK, encoded by the coding sequence ATGGAAAAGCGGATAATTAATCCCTGGCAATGGCAGGACCAGCGCAGTTATGTTCAGGCGGTAGAAATAAAACAGGCTGCAGCAACACTCTATTGCTCAGGACAGGCAGCAGTAGACGCCACCGGACGATCCAGTACCGCCGATATGAGATCTCAGCTCATCGAAGCCCTGCAAAACCTGGAACAGGTAATCACTGAATCCGGCTACGAATGCCAGGGTATTGTGCGGTTAAATATTTACAGCACTTCCACTGCAGAACTTTTTACCTGCTTTGATGTTTTTCAGGATTGGATAGCTAAACATGGCATCAAACAAGCATCCAGCGTACTGGAAGTAAAAGGTCTTTTTGAAACATTAAACGTCGAACTGGAAGCTACTGTGGTGAAGTGA
- a CDS encoding RidA family protein: protein MKPVFFILSLLFSTMAFSQNVQLVNPATLATPKGYSHAAVIDLGHCKMVITSGQVGLDAKGNLAGKDVAAQTTQIFLNLKNILEEAGGTLNDIVKFGYFLTDVKQIQAVRDVRDKFINTANPPASTLVEVSKLFREDVLVEIEATAIIPKK, encoded by the coding sequence ATGAAACCAGTATTCTTTATCCTATCTCTGCTTTTTTCAACGATGGCATTCTCTCAAAACGTACAACTGGTGAACCCTGCTACCCTGGCCACTCCTAAAGGATACTCCCATGCAGCGGTCATCGACCTGGGTCATTGTAAAATGGTCATCACCTCCGGACAGGTAGGCCTGGACGCCAAAGGTAATCTGGCCGGCAAAGATGTGGCCGCACAAACAACACAGATCTTTCTCAATCTCAAAAATATATTGGAAGAAGCCGGCGGCACCCTCAACGATATTGTCAAATTCGGCTATTTCCTGACAGATGTAAAACAGATACAGGCCGTGCGGGATGTACGGGATAAATTTATTAATACCGCGAATCCGCCAGCCAGCACGCTCGTTGAAGTCAGTAAATTATTCAGGGAGGATGTACTGGTAGAGATTGAGGCAACGGCTATTATTCCTAAAAAGTAG
- a CDS encoding SRPBCC domain-containing protein yields the protein MADIKHKLVIKTSPDKVYNAITTQEGIESWWCKQTTAQPAVGFVNIFTFGQFRNEMKVTDLSPNQKVKWECIDSIEEWVGTHVSFDLEEKNGNTVLRFTHGDWKTVTDTFAGCSYDWAIFMKSLKSFCESGTGDPR from the coding sequence ATGGCAGATATCAAACATAAATTAGTGATAAAAACCAGTCCGGACAAGGTTTACAATGCCATTACCACCCAGGAAGGCATTGAATCATGGTGGTGTAAACAAACAACCGCACAGCCTGCGGTAGGGTTTGTGAACATATTTACTTTTGGCCAGTTCCGGAACGAAATGAAAGTAACGGATCTATCCCCCAACCAAAAGGTGAAATGGGAGTGTATCGATTCCATTGAAGAATGGGTGGGGACACATGTGTCTTTTGATCTGGAAGAAAAGAACGGAAACACCGTCTTGCGGTTTACTCATGGAGACTGGAAAACAGTAACAGATACATTTGCCGGTTGCAGTTATGACTGGGCAATATTTATGAAAAGCCTGAAATCATTTTGTGAAAGCGGAACAGGAGATCCCCGTTAA
- a CDS encoding SMI1/KNR4 family protein translates to MIRDIPFFKEELLFEDCWEPLTPAQINTLFPEEFEGNADFLKFYLACNGGYFRKGCRIYRDHFYDVSKDGYTSVEVESFHFIPRYPGDDSPFLQAMNVVWERKANYSSALKDFCKSHVPFAGDGSDNDYWLDLQTGLIKLIRWEESDHPDDAILIAPSFYEFCTHLQAGCR, encoded by the coding sequence ATGATACGGGATATCCCATTTTTTAAAGAAGAACTGCTGTTTGAAGATTGTTGGGAGCCGCTTACCCCCGCACAAATAAATACCTTGTTCCCCGAAGAGTTTGAGGGTAACGCTGATTTTTTGAAGTTTTATCTTGCCTGCAATGGTGGATACTTTAGAAAGGGATGCAGGATTTATAGAGATCATTTTTATGATGTGTCCAAAGATGGATATACTTCTGTAGAAGTAGAGTCATTCCACTTTATACCCCGATATCCTGGCGACGATTCCCCTTTTCTTCAGGCAATGAATGTGGTATGGGAACGAAAAGCAAATTACTCTTCGGCTTTAAAGGATTTTTGTAAGTCCCATGTTCCTTTTGCTGGTGATGGTAGTGATAATGACTATTGGCTGGATCTTCAAACAGGGCTTATTAAATTAATAAGATGGGAAGAGAGCGATCATCCTGATGATGCTATTTTAATCGCTCCATCATTTTATGAATTTTGTACGCACCTGCAAGCAGGCTGCAGATAA
- a CDS encoding nuclear transport factor 2 family protein → MITTSQKVLTTQEVAARFHELAQQEKWFEIQDEFFAENVKSIDPPGSPYMGYAEGKAAVRKKGEDFVQRITAVHRAYTSEPLVTGNHFVVTRETDITVEPHGRIQMNEIMLYEVKDGQIILEQFFY, encoded by the coding sequence ATGATAACAACATCCCAAAAAGTACTGACTACACAGGAAGTGGCAGCCCGCTTCCATGAACTGGCCCAGCAAGAAAAATGGTTTGAGATACAGGACGAATTTTTTGCGGAAAATGTGAAGAGCATAGACCCTCCCGGCTCACCGTACATGGGATATGCGGAAGGTAAAGCCGCTGTTCGTAAAAAAGGCGAAGACTTCGTACAACGGATCACTGCGGTCCATCGTGCTTATACAAGCGAACCACTGGTAACCGGTAATCATTTTGTGGTAACGAGAGAGACGGATATAACTGTGGAACCACACGGAAGAATACAGATGAACGAGATCATGCTGTATGAAGTGAAAGACGGTCAAATCATACTGGAGCAATTCTTTTACTAA